One window from the genome of Luteolibacter rhizosphaerae encodes:
- a CDS encoding tetratricopeptide repeat protein: MRFPRLVLPAMAVILASCGDDADLPPLVGRSAPNNERAEAMFSQAQSAERDGKRSKAIKLYDTIGDEMPVSTRAPEARFRQGELLEQEGDVRKAFDAYQEFISRYNNSNLYEKALSRQAAMAQSAADGHVKTSFLGLKASISNEKIAEMLGKVRSNAPRSSTAAKAQFTIGEVWESQGNSSGSAKAIAAYRELVIEYPDSKEAPEGQFRIGKILLDEARRGNQDQANLDRARESLQDYVRQYPGHHRVGEARKLMSNIGGQDIQRSYEIAEFYERKGDHGSARFYYEEVVNKAKSGALHDKAKARLAALGN, translated from the coding sequence ATGCGATTTCCTCGCCTCGTTCTTCCCGCCATGGCGGTGATTCTGGCTTCCTGTGGAGATGATGCCGATCTCCCGCCGCTGGTAGGCCGCTCCGCTCCTAACAACGAGCGTGCTGAAGCGATGTTCAGCCAAGCCCAGTCCGCCGAGCGCGACGGCAAGCGCTCCAAGGCGATCAAGCTCTACGACACGATCGGCGACGAGATGCCGGTCTCCACCCGCGCCCCGGAAGCCCGCTTCCGCCAGGGCGAGCTGCTGGAGCAGGAAGGCGACGTGCGCAAGGCCTTCGACGCCTATCAGGAATTCATCTCCCGCTATAACAACAGCAACCTCTACGAGAAGGCGCTCAGCCGCCAGGCGGCGATGGCGCAGTCCGCGGCGGATGGTCACGTGAAGACCAGCTTCCTAGGCCTGAAAGCCTCGATCTCGAACGAGAAGATCGCCGAGATGCTGGGCAAGGTGCGCTCGAACGCCCCGCGTTCCTCCACCGCGGCCAAGGCCCAATTCACCATCGGCGAAGTGTGGGAAAGCCAAGGCAACTCCTCGGGCTCCGCCAAGGCGATCGCCGCCTACCGCGAACTGGTGATCGAGTATCCCGACAGCAAGGAAGCGCCAGAAGGCCAGTTCCGCATCGGCAAGATCCTGCTGGATGAAGCCCGCCGCGGCAACCAGGACCAAGCGAACCTCGACCGTGCCCGCGAGTCCCTGCAGGACTACGTGCGCCAATATCCCGGTCACCACCGCGTGGGTGAGGCCCGCAAGCTGATGTCGAACATCGGCGGCCAGGACATCCAGCGTTCCTACGAGATCGCCGAGTTCTACGAGCGCAAGGGCGACCACGGATCGGCCCGCTTCTACTACGAGGAAGTGGTGAACAAGGCGAAGTCCGGCGCGCTCCATGACAAGGCCAAGGCCCGTCTCGCCGCCCTCGGCAACTGA
- the proC gene encoding pyrroline-5-carboxylate reductase: MKLGVIGCGKMGSALVEGAIRSGALQAEQVTGCDPHPDAAKAFAAATGAHVVDTIGAMEADTYLLCTKPQHAEAALGWLPAKESRLISVAAGLTTAWIEARVPAGVRVVRCMPNTPALVGKGAAAFCLGKAANSTDAEAARLLLGSVGLAVELPESLMDAVTGLSGSGPAFVYIMIEAMADGGVRAGLPRAEALKLAAQTVLGAAAMVLETGIHPGALKDMVASPGGTTIAGLAELERHGMRSAFIEAVHVAARRSAELGGA, from the coding sequence ATGAAACTCGGCGTAATCGGTTGCGGGAAGATGGGCAGCGCCCTGGTGGAGGGAGCCATTCGTTCGGGCGCTCTCCAAGCGGAGCAGGTGACGGGATGCGATCCCCACCCGGACGCGGCCAAGGCCTTCGCCGCCGCCACCGGAGCCCATGTTGTCGATACCATCGGCGCGATGGAGGCGGACACCTATTTGCTCTGCACCAAGCCCCAGCATGCGGAGGCTGCGCTGGGCTGGCTGCCGGCGAAGGAAAGCCGCCTGATCTCGGTGGCAGCGGGGCTCACCACCGCTTGGATCGAGGCACGGGTGCCCGCGGGGGTGCGGGTGGTGCGCTGCATGCCGAATACCCCGGCCTTGGTCGGGAAGGGGGCGGCGGCTTTCTGTCTGGGCAAGGCCGCGAACTCGACCGATGCAGAGGCCGCACGCCTGCTGCTAGGCTCCGTGGGGCTGGCGGTCGAGCTGCCGGAATCCCTCATGGACGCGGTGACCGGGCTCTCCGGCAGTGGTCCCGCCTTCGTCTACATCATGATCGAGGCAATGGCGGACGGCGGGGTGCGCGCCGGCCTGCCGCGGGCGGAGGCACTGAAACTGGCGGCCCAGACGGTTCTGGGGGCGGCGGCCATGGTGCTGGAGACGGGCATTCACCCCGGTGCGCTCAAGGACATGGTGGCCTCTCCCGGGGGCACGACCATCGCCGGATTGGCGGAATTGGAGCGCCATGGGATGCGCTCCGCCTTCATCGAGGCGGTGCATGTTGCAGCCCGCCGTTCCGCCGAACTCGGGGGTGCCTGA